Part of the Vicinamibacterales bacterium genome, GTCGTCGAGGCACTGCAGGACCGCGCCCGCGGCGCATCCCAGCTCGATCGCGGCGGACGGCGCGAACGCCGCAATCATCTCGGCGATCAGCCGCTTGTCGAAATCGACGTCGAGGATCCAGACGCCCGGCGCCTCGTAGTAGCCGTTGTCGACGATCGCGCGCTCGAGCCAGTCGACGTCGGACGGCTGCGCGATCTCGAACACGAGCATCGAGCTGCCGTTGACGCGATCGGTGGTGCGGCGGTAGCGGTCGGGACGCTGGACGACGAGATTGGGCAGCGTCGACGCGGCGTGGGGAGCGAGCGTGCGGCGGAACTCCTCCGACCGCATGATGTCGAGCATGACCGCGGTGCGGCTGACGCCCTGGCGCAGCACGCCGCGATAGAACTGGAGGCCTCCCTGGTCGGCGTCGCGGCCGAGGATGTCGCGGAAGGCGGCGTCGACGAACGCGCTGTCGCTTTGCAGGATCGGGCCGAGACGCGCCTTCAGGTAGCGCAGGAGTCCGGCGATCAATCCCAGTCCGAGTAGTTCGATCCGTCCAGCGCGGTGCCCTGCGCGCCGCTCTTGACGTCGTAGACGCCCGGCTCGGCGCTCGGGTTGTTCGGATCCGGCTCCGCCGGCACCGTCGTCCAGGTGTCCGCGGACTTGGTGAACGGATCCTCCGGAATGCGCCGGAGGTAGCCGTCGCTCACGAGCGAATCGAGCGCGCTCGGATACTTGCCCTTGTCGGCGTAGTACTGGTCGATCGCGTCGCGCATGCGGAACAGGTTGGTCTTGAGCGTCGCTTCGCGCGCGGAGGTCACGGAATTGCGGTACTGCACCAGCCCCATGGCGGCGAGGATCGAGATCAGCGAGATGACGATCAGCAGTTCGACGAGCGTGAAGCCGGAACTACCAATCCTTGTATTTCGTGCCATCGAGTGCCTTCCCGTCCGATTTGGTGTAGACGTCGAATACGTTGCTGCCGCCCCACGAGGTCGAGTCGGGCCGGTCGGTGTACGAGCGCATCCCCCACTCGGTCGACTTGGTCATCGGGTCGATCGGGATCCGCCGGAGGAACTTCAGCTTCACACCGGTGGCGTCGTTGTTCTTGGTGACCCCTTCGACCAAAGTTTCCAGGCTTTCGGGATAGTTCTCGCTGCCGGGGCGGATCTCGCTCGGCGCGATCACGCCGGCGTCGGCCGCGTCCTTGAACCTGTCGATCGCCGTCCGCATCTCGCGCAGCGCGCGGCGCAGCTCGGCCTCGCGCTGGCGCTGCACCGTCACACGCGCCAGCGGCATGACCGCGGCCGCGAGAATCAGCAGGATGGTGCAGACGACGAGCAGCTCGACGAAGGTGAACCCCTCGCTGCGCCGCAACGCCGATCGGACCAGGTCCCGCTTCAGCATCCCTGCCTACCGCACCACCACCGTCACCGGTGAGAAGGTCAGCGGAATGGCGGAGCCGTCGGGCGCGCTGGCGATCCCGGTGACCGAGATTGCCGAGGTGCCCGGCGACAGCGCGTCGAACAGCAGCGCGCCCAGCAGGCCGGCGCCCGACGCGCCGGTCTGATCGCCGGTGCGCGCAATGGCGATGTCGACCCGGCCGTTCGCGGCGTCGATGCGCGGGGTGAAGGCGGCGGTGAGCCCGCCCTGCCGCATGAACGTGCCGTCCCGCACCGTGCGCACGCGCAGGATGGCGGGGTTGTACGAGATCGTCACGGTGATCGCGGAGAGCCGCGACGCGTTGTTGATCGAGATCGGCACCGTGTACGGACCGCCGGCCACGCGGAACTCTCCCGGCGGGGTCACGATCAGCTGCGTGGCGGTCGCCAGCGGCGTCCCGGCGCCCGTGCCCGCGGCGGCAGGTGCCGAAGGATCGCGCGGCGCCGGCGTCGCCGGGGCGCCGGCCGGCGGCGTGACTGGCGCGATCGGCGCAGCCGGCTGCGTACCCGTGCCGGTGCCCGCCGGCGCGGCGGGCTGCCCCGGCGCACCCGGCGCGGGCTGCGTCAGGGGCGGCGGCGGCGTACCGGCCGGCGGCGGCGGAATGAAGCCCGGCACCGGCGACGTGCCCGGCGGCGCTGTCGGCGCTCCCGTCCCGGGCACGCCGGGAGGGCTGGCCACGGGCGGTCCGGGCACCCCGGTCTGCGGCGCGGCCGGCA contains:
- a CDS encoding type II secretion system protein translates to MLKRDLVRSALRRSEGFTFVELLVVCTILLILAAAVMPLARVTVQRQREAELRRALREMRTAIDRFKDAADAGVIAPSEIRPGSENYPESLETLVEGVTKNNDATGVKLKFLRRIPIDPMTKSTEWGMRSYTDRPDSTSWGGSNVFDVYTKSDGKALDGTKYKDW
- a CDS encoding type II secretion system protein — protein: MARNTRIGSSGFTLVELLIVISLISILAAMGLVQYRNSVTSAREATLKTNLFRMRDAIDQYYADKGKYPSALDSLVSDGYLRRIPEDPFTKSADTWTTVPAEPDPNNPSAEPGVYDVKSGAQGTALDGSNYSDWD